A genomic window from Streptomyces sp. 846.5 includes:
- a CDS encoding glycoside hydrolase family 31 protein, whose protein sequence is MSQHFHDLGHALEWRAKGETLRVEAWGPDSVRVRATPGGPLLEDLPGALLDAAPAGAKPVIVISEHSATLVNGATTVRVDAFTEGKMTPELGATAGQLTFLRTEDGSELLAEEPAHFWWPGARLYTATGNGYHRIEQRFRAHAGEKLFGLGQHTHGMLDQKGAVIDLVQRNAEVTVPLLVSDRGYGLLWNSPAIGRVELAETGTRWVADSARQIDYWVTVGQPAEILGHYADATGHTPVLPEWAAGFWQCKLRYRTQEELLEVAREYKRRGLPLDVIVSDFFHWTHLGEWKFDPAEWPDPAAMVRELDELGVKLMVSVWPSVSPVSENYHAMLDQGLFINTEYGPVAHADWPDKGLGAYSAQVAFYDATNPAGRAFVWDRIKRNYLDHGIKVFWLDACEPELKPNFQGNLRYQAGPGLEVGNLYPRENARMIHDGMHAAGETEVVSLNRSSWAGAQRYGAALWSGDIGTDFASLRTQIKAGLNVALSGIPWWTTDIGGFHGGDPADPAYREVLVRWFQYGAFCPLFRLHGFRGAEQKLEPAMTGLPNEVWSYGEEAYPILASYLHLRERLRPYVMEQMRAAAETGVPPMRPLFLEFPEDRTAWTADDSFLLGPDLLVAPVTEAGARSREVYLPAGAEWTCAWTGAAYQGGGTVTVDAPLERIPLFLRDGAQLPIVEA, encoded by the coding sequence ATGTCGCAGCACTTCCACGACCTCGGCCATGCCCTGGAGTGGCGCGCAAAGGGAGAGACCCTGCGCGTCGAGGCCTGGGGTCCGGACTCCGTACGGGTGCGGGCCACACCCGGCGGCCCGCTGCTGGAGGACCTGCCCGGCGCGCTGCTGGACGCTGCCCCGGCCGGGGCCAAGCCGGTGATCGTGATCTCCGAGCACAGCGCCACCCTGGTCAACGGCGCGACAACAGTCCGGGTCGACGCCTTCACGGAGGGCAAGATGACCCCGGAACTCGGGGCCACCGCAGGCCAGTTGACCTTCCTGCGGACCGAGGACGGCAGCGAGCTGCTGGCCGAGGAGCCGGCCCACTTCTGGTGGCCCGGCGCCCGCCTCTACACCGCCACAGGCAACGGCTACCACCGCATCGAGCAGCGCTTCCGCGCCCACGCCGGGGAGAAGCTGTTCGGCCTGGGCCAGCACACCCACGGGATGCTGGACCAGAAGGGAGCGGTCATCGACCTGGTGCAGCGGAACGCCGAGGTCACCGTCCCGCTGCTGGTCTCCGACCGGGGCTACGGGCTGCTGTGGAACTCGCCCGCCATCGGCCGGGTCGAGCTGGCCGAGACCGGCACCCGCTGGGTCGCCGACAGCGCCCGCCAGATCGACTACTGGGTGACGGTCGGTCAGCCGGCCGAGATACTGGGCCACTACGCCGACGCCACCGGGCACACCCCGGTGCTGCCCGAGTGGGCGGCCGGCTTCTGGCAGTGCAAGCTGCGCTACCGGACCCAGGAGGAACTGCTGGAGGTGGCCCGCGAGTACAAGCGCCGGGGGCTGCCGCTGGACGTCATCGTCTCCGACTTCTTCCACTGGACCCACCTCGGCGAGTGGAAGTTCGACCCGGCCGAGTGGCCCGACCCGGCCGCCATGGTGCGGGAGTTGGACGAGCTGGGGGTGAAGCTGATGGTCTCGGTCTGGCCCTCGGTCAGCCCGGTCAGCGAGAACTACCACGCCATGCTGGACCAGGGCCTGTTCATCAACACCGAGTACGGTCCGGTCGCCCACGCCGACTGGCCGGACAAGGGCCTCGGCGCCTACTCGGCGCAGGTCGCCTTCTACGACGCCACCAACCCGGCCGGGCGCGCCTTCGTCTGGGACCGGATCAAGCGCAACTACCTCGACCACGGCATCAAGGTCTTCTGGCTGGACGCCTGCGAGCCCGAGCTCAAGCCCAACTTCCAGGGCAATCTGCGCTACCAGGCCGGTCCGGGCCTGGAGGTCGGCAACCTCTACCCGCGCGAGAACGCCCGCATGATCCACGACGGGATGCACGCGGCGGGCGAGACCGAGGTCGTCTCGCTCAACCGCTCCTCCTGGGCCGGCGCCCAGCGCTACGGCGCCGCGCTGTGGTCCGGCGACATCGGCACCGACTTCGCCTCGCTGCGTACCCAGATCAAGGCCGGCCTCAATGTCGCGCTCTCCGGCATACCGTGGTGGACCACCGACATCGGCGGCTTCCACGGCGGCGACCCGGCCGACCCGGCCTACCGGGAGGTGCTGGTCCGCTGGTTCCAGTACGGCGCCTTCTGCCCGCTGTTCCGGCTGCACGGCTTCCGCGGCGCCGAGCAGAAGCTCGAACCGGCCATGACCGGCCTGCCCAACGAGGTCTGGTCGTACGGCGAGGAGGCGTACCCGATCCTCGCCTCCTACCTGCACCTGCGTGAGCGTCTGCGCCCCTACGTCATGGAGCAGATGCGGGCCGCGGCCGAGACCGGGGTGCCGCCGATGCGGCCGCTGTTCCTGGAGTTCCCGGAGGACCGCACCGCCTGGACGGCGGACGACTCCTTCCTGCTCGGCCCGGACCTGCTGGTCGCCCCGGTCACCGAGGCGGGCGCTCGCTCCCGCGAGGTCTACCTTCCGGCCGGCGCGGAGTGGACCTGCGCCTGGACCGGGGCCGCGTACCAAGGCGGCGGGACTGTCACTGTAGACGCCCCGCTGGAGCGGATCCCGCTGTTCCTGCGGGACGGCGCGCAGCTGCCCATCGTGGAGGCCTGA
- a CDS encoding carbohydrate ABC transporter permease: MATTLRLRRNPASKAPARAPWEESPTAVGQAGKGVVLFVVIAAVLVPLWVVVLTSLSTTGAIGRAGGLVIWPDGLTLDAYRQMLTNSQVTRALVVSLVVTVIGTLVSMVVSVLCAYGLSRSRSLGHRLILMVLILTMFVSGGLIPTYLVVTGLGGYGQYWALILPSAVSVFNILVLRSFYAGTSAELIDAAKMDGAGDWRTLWSVVLPTSKAVTAVITLFYAVGYWNSFFNVMLYMPVDSAKWPLQYVLLEYVNQGMNMPGSVNNGYGTGHAQTAPLSLQMAVVVLTLVPILMVYPFMQKHFRTGVLTGAVKG; encoded by the coding sequence ATGGCGACGACACTGCGGCTGCGCCGCAACCCCGCTTCGAAGGCCCCGGCCCGCGCGCCCTGGGAGGAATCGCCCACCGCGGTCGGGCAGGCCGGCAAGGGCGTGGTCCTCTTCGTGGTGATCGCGGCGGTCCTGGTGCCGCTCTGGGTGGTGGTGCTGACCAGCCTCTCCACCACCGGCGCCATCGGCCGGGCCGGCGGCCTGGTGATCTGGCCGGACGGGCTCACCCTGGACGCCTACCGGCAGATGCTGACCAACAGTCAGGTCACCCGGGCCCTGGTGGTGAGCCTGGTGGTCACCGTCATCGGCACCCTGGTCTCCATGGTGGTCTCGGTGCTCTGCGCCTACGGGCTGTCGCGGTCCCGGTCGTTGGGACACCGCCTCATCCTGATGGTGCTGATCCTGACCATGTTCGTCAGCGGCGGCCTGATCCCCACCTACCTGGTGGTCACCGGCCTCGGCGGCTACGGCCAGTACTGGGCGCTGATCCTGCCGAGCGCCGTGTCGGTCTTCAACATCCTGGTGCTGCGCTCCTTCTACGCGGGCACCTCGGCGGAGCTCATCGACGCGGCCAAGATGGACGGCGCCGGAGACTGGCGCACCCTGTGGTCCGTCGTCCTGCCCACCTCCAAGGCCGTCACCGCCGTGATCACCCTGTTCTACGCGGTCGGCTACTGGAACTCGTTCTTCAACGTGATGCTCTACATGCCGGTGGACAGCGCCAAGTGGCCCCTGCAGTACGTGCTGCTGGAGTACGTCAACCAGGGGATGAACATGCCCGGGTCGGTCAACAACGGCTACGGCACCGGGCACGCCCAGACCGCGCCGCTGTCGCTGCAGATGGCCGTGGTGGTGCTGACCCTGGTGCCGATCCTGATGGTCTACCCCTTCATGCAGAAGCACTTCAGGACCGGTGTGCTCACCGGCGCTGTCAAGGGCTGA
- a CDS encoding LacI family DNA-binding transcriptional regulator: MVTLAEVARHAGVSSSTVSYVISGKRTISGATRKRVEQAISELGYHPNAGARALAGKRSHIIALVVPLRTDVYVPIMMEIAISVTMAARQYGYDVLLITNDEGPEGVRRVAASGLADGVVLMDVELEDRRIAVLRELDTHAALIGLPADATGLACVDHDFAAAGALCADHLADLGHRDVAFIGYGPAVYQRHAGYAERTLVGFRERAEERGLRMLHRPSEGTYESTAGAFSRILADRPGTTGFVVQNEGAIGPLLSLLRTAGRIVPEDASVVALCPEPLAEQYSPRLTAVTGPAQELGRRAVELLMQRIDGNESDEVTLLTPTLTVRESSGPAAPVG, translated from the coding sequence ATGGTGACACTCGCCGAAGTGGCCAGGCACGCAGGCGTCTCGTCGAGCACCGTGAGCTATGTCATCAGCGGCAAGCGCACGATCTCCGGGGCCACCCGGAAGCGCGTCGAACAGGCCATCAGCGAGCTCGGCTACCACCCCAACGCCGGGGCCCGGGCCCTGGCGGGCAAGCGCTCGCACATCATCGCCCTGGTGGTACCGCTGCGCACCGACGTCTACGTCCCCATCATGATGGAGATCGCCATCTCGGTGACCATGGCGGCCCGCCAGTACGGCTACGACGTCCTCCTCATCACCAATGACGAGGGTCCGGAGGGCGTTCGCCGGGTCGCCGCCAGCGGCCTGGCCGACGGCGTGGTGCTGATGGACGTCGAGCTGGAGGACCGACGGATCGCGGTGCTCAGGGAACTGGACACCCATGCCGCGCTGATCGGGCTGCCGGCCGACGCCACCGGCCTGGCCTGCGTGGACCATGACTTCGCGGCGGCGGGTGCGCTGTGCGCCGATCATCTGGCCGATCTGGGACACCGCGACGTCGCCTTCATCGGCTACGGCCCCGCCGTCTACCAGCGGCACGCCGGCTACGCCGAACGGACCCTGGTCGGCTTCCGCGAGCGCGCGGAGGAGCGCGGGCTGCGGATGCTGCACCGCCCCTCCGAGGGCACGTACGAGAGCACGGCCGGGGCGTTCTCCCGCATCCTCGCCGACCGGCCCGGCACCACGGGCTTCGTGGTGCAGAACGAAGGGGCGATCGGGCCGCTGCTGAGCCTGCTGCGCACGGCGGGCCGGATCGTCCCCGAGGACGCCTCGGTCGTGGCCCTGTGCCCCGAACCGCTGGCCGAGCAGTACTCGCCCCGGCTGACCGCGGTCACTGGACCCGCGCAGGAGCTGGGACGGCGGGCCGTGGAGCTGCTGATGCAGCGGATCGACGGCAATGAGTCGGACGAAGTCACCCTGCTGACACCCACTCTGACGGTACGCGAGAGCAGCGGCCCGGCGGCCCCGGTCGGCTGA
- a CDS encoding Tat pathway signal sequence domain protein, which translates to MNRRSLLSSAAAVAGAAAAAPLLSACGSSSASSKGGTSTKTGLQAALPSYAASSSLKPDIPSVNGVAGSMTDPGFLAYPATQAKTVSGVPGNGGSYTAVTPLWGTVPDPGNSFYQAMNKALGVNLTMKPADGVNYATIIPTMTAAKKLPDWIQLPTWWNPNFNVGELVGNQLADLTPYLSGDNIKQYPNLAAIPTGAWTDGAWEDKIYGIPSFSSGFALAGTTYFRQDILGAKGITADQVTSADDLFNLGKELTNAKGGVWAFDDVWTYLFPYFGVPNKFTVTGGKLVHKYETQEILEALDWHYKLAKSGYMHPDALAGNNNDGKTRFYAGKVLISGDGMGAWNLGDAQAGIAANKNYRRGAFGVFAADGKSTPGVFLGTNTAEVSYFNANLKKDQIEELLAVANYLAAPFGSAEYTMVNYGVEGTHYTMVNGVPTATDAGKKYVQQQTYPFLATGPNVISNPGADQVTKDYAAWQAAASQHVYKPVFLNMNITVPTRFATADAAQAVEDTIKDCYHGIKKVSDVQAAISSWKSSGGTQLVQWYSDNVMAKYGTGQ; encoded by the coding sequence ATGAACCGCAGATCCCTGCTCAGCTCCGCCGCCGCGGTGGCCGGTGCGGCGGCAGCCGCCCCCCTGCTCTCCGCCTGCGGCAGCAGCAGCGCCAGCAGCAAGGGCGGGACCAGCACCAAGACGGGCCTGCAGGCCGCACTGCCGAGCTATGCCGCGAGCAGTTCGCTCAAGCCGGACATCCCCTCGGTCAACGGCGTGGCCGGGTCGATGACCGACCCCGGCTTCCTCGCCTACCCGGCCACCCAGGCCAAGACGGTCTCCGGGGTCCCGGGCAATGGCGGCAGCTACACCGCGGTCACGCCGCTGTGGGGCACGGTGCCGGACCCGGGGAACTCCTTCTACCAGGCGATGAACAAGGCCCTGGGCGTCAATCTGACGATGAAGCCCGCCGACGGCGTCAACTACGCCACCATCATCCCGACCATGACGGCGGCCAAGAAGCTCCCCGACTGGATCCAGCTGCCGACCTGGTGGAACCCCAACTTCAACGTCGGCGAGCTGGTCGGCAACCAGCTGGCCGACCTCACGCCGTACCTCTCCGGCGACAACATCAAGCAGTACCCCAACCTCGCCGCCATCCCCACCGGGGCCTGGACCGACGGGGCCTGGGAGGACAAGATCTACGGCATCCCCTCCTTCTCCAGCGGCTTCGCGCTGGCCGGCACCACCTACTTCCGCCAGGACATCCTCGGCGCCAAGGGCATCACCGCGGACCAGGTGACCTCCGCCGACGACCTCTTCAACCTCGGCAAGGAACTCACCAACGCCAAGGGCGGGGTCTGGGCCTTCGACGACGTCTGGACCTACCTGTTCCCCTACTTCGGGGTGCCGAACAAGTTCACCGTCACCGGCGGCAAGCTGGTCCACAAGTACGAGACCCAGGAGATCCTGGAGGCCCTGGACTGGCACTACAAGCTTGCCAAGTCCGGTTACATGCACCCCGACGCGCTGGCTGGCAACAACAACGACGGCAAGACCCGCTTCTACGCCGGCAAGGTCCTGATCTCCGGCGACGGTATGGGCGCGTGGAACCTCGGTGACGCCCAGGCCGGGATCGCGGCCAACAAGAACTACCGACGCGGCGCTTTCGGCGTCTTCGCCGCCGACGGCAAGTCCACCCCCGGCGTGTTCCTGGGCACCAACACCGCCGAGGTGAGCTACTTCAACGCCAACCTGAAAAAGGATCAGATAGAGGAACTGCTCGCGGTCGCCAACTACCTGGCCGCCCCCTTCGGCTCGGCCGAGTACACCATGGTCAACTACGGTGTCGAGGGCACCCACTACACCATGGTGAACGGCGTCCCCACCGCCACCGACGCGGGCAAGAAGTACGTCCAGCAGCAGACCTACCCGTTCCTGGCGACCGGCCCCAACGTGATCAGCAACCCGGGCGCCGACCAGGTCACCAAGGACTACGCCGCCTGGCAGGCCGCCGCCTCCCAGCACGTCTACAAGCCGGTGTTCCTCAACATGAACATCACCGTGCCGACCCGCTTCGCGACCGCCGACGCCGCCCAGGCCGTCGAGGACACCATCAAGGACTGCTACCACGGCATCAAGAAGGTGTCCGACGTGCAGGCCGCGATCTCCTCCTGGAAGTCCAGCGGTGGTACCCAGCTGGTGCAGTGGTACTCGGACAACGTCATGGCGAAGTACGGAACCGGGCAGTAG
- a CDS encoding ABC transporter permease subunit encodes MSAKLSWRIRWRRDRSLILMTLPAVVLLLVFNYAPLFGLVTAFQYYDPLVGVWHSSWAGLDQFRMLFQDPLFWGALRNTLFLSLVQLVLFFPIPVVLALLLNTVMNERLRNFVQSVVYLPHFFSWVLTITIFQQMIGGAGILNQFLRQHNVATWDFMTNPHTFALLITSQAVWKEAGWGIIVFLAALAAIDTNLYEASAVDGAGRWRRMWHITLPGLRGVIVLMLVLRLGNALTVGFEQFLIQRNAVGHSAADVLDTFSFYYGIATNNYSYGAAAGLFKSVISLLLILGANKLAHAFGEDGLYRK; translated from the coding sequence GTGTCCGCCAAGCTGAGTTGGCGGATCAGGTGGCGCCGGGACAGGTCCCTGATCCTGATGACCCTCCCGGCTGTCGTGCTGCTGCTGGTCTTCAACTACGCACCGCTGTTCGGCCTGGTCACGGCCTTCCAGTACTACGATCCGCTGGTCGGGGTCTGGCACAGCAGCTGGGCCGGCCTGGACCAGTTCCGGATGCTGTTCCAGGACCCGCTGTTCTGGGGGGCACTGCGCAACACGCTGTTCCTCAGCCTGGTCCAGCTGGTGCTGTTCTTCCCCATCCCGGTGGTGCTGGCGCTGCTGCTCAACACCGTGATGAACGAGCGGCTGCGCAACTTCGTGCAGTCGGTGGTCTACCTCCCGCACTTCTTCTCCTGGGTGCTGACCATCACGATCTTCCAGCAGATGATCGGCGGCGCGGGCATCCTCAACCAGTTCCTGCGCCAGCACAACGTCGCAACCTGGGACTTCATGACCAACCCGCACACCTTCGCGCTGCTGATCACCTCCCAGGCGGTGTGGAAGGAGGCCGGCTGGGGGATCATCGTCTTCCTCGCGGCGCTGGCCGCCATCGACACCAACCTCTACGAGGCCTCGGCGGTCGACGGGGCCGGACGCTGGCGCCGGATGTGGCACATCACCCTGCCCGGGCTGCGCGGAGTGATCGTGCTGATGCTGGTGCTGCGCCTCGGCAACGCGCTCACCGTCGGCTTCGAGCAGTTCCTGATCCAGCGCAACGCCGTCGGCCACAGCGCGGCCGACGTGCTGGACACCTTCTCCTTCTACTACGGCATCGCCACCAACAACTACAGCTACGGCGCGGCGGCAGGGCTCTTCAAGAGCGTCATCTCGCTGCTGCTGATCCTGGGGGCGAACAAGCTGGCGCACGCCTTCGGCGAGGACGGGTTGTACCGGAAATGA
- a CDS encoding glycoside hydrolase family 43 protein: MSDQNEAGRTVTNPVIPGFHPDPSVCRVGADYYLACSSFEYFPGVPIFHSRDLVHWTQIGNVLDRPSQLRLPVDTPSSGGIYAPTLRHHEGRFWLIVTNVSDGGNLLVTATDPAGPWSDPIRLPGVPGIDPDLAWDEDGTCWCTVAGIAQVRIDPYTGETFGPPRQVAASTPGAKAPEAPHLYRIGDYWYLLIAEGGTERGHGVSVARSRTPTGPFERCPANPILTHRSTDEPIQNTGHADLVQAPDGSWCMVLLGVRPGGGTPGWHVLGRETFLAPVGWENGWPVVGELSPVMPAPSWPLHPGPELPQRDDFDLSELRPCWISLRDRPSDHCSTKERAGWLSLRARGASLDDNDVVFVGRRQQHPSCRASTRIDPAEGRGGLAVRLDEQHHYEIEAASGEVTVFARIGPLRTEVASRSVPAGPVDLGVRMTARQTFDDPRSGPDTVSLGVEEPDGSFTVLGELDGKYLSSEVAGGFTGRVIGMYASSGAVHFDWFDYEPA; encoded by the coding sequence GTGTCTGACCAGAACGAGGCGGGCCGCACCGTCACCAATCCCGTGATCCCCGGGTTCCATCCGGATCCAAGTGTCTGCCGTGTGGGTGCGGACTACTATCTCGCGTGCTCCAGCTTCGAGTACTTCCCCGGGGTGCCGATCTTCCACAGCCGCGACCTGGTGCACTGGACCCAGATCGGCAACGTCCTGGACCGGCCGAGCCAGCTGCGCCTGCCCGTCGACACTCCCTCCTCCGGTGGGATCTACGCCCCGACACTGCGGCACCACGAGGGCCGGTTCTGGCTGATCGTCACCAATGTCAGCGACGGCGGAAACCTGCTGGTCACCGCCACCGACCCGGCCGGACCGTGGTCCGACCCGATCCGGCTCCCCGGTGTCCCCGGCATCGACCCGGACCTCGCCTGGGACGAGGACGGAACCTGCTGGTGCACGGTGGCCGGGATCGCGCAGGTCCGCATCGACCCGTACACCGGGGAGACCTTCGGGCCGCCGCGCCAGGTAGCGGCCAGCACACCGGGCGCCAAGGCGCCCGAGGCTCCGCATCTGTACCGGATCGGCGACTACTGGTACCTGCTCATTGCCGAGGGCGGCACCGAACGCGGCCACGGGGTCTCGGTGGCCCGCAGCCGCACACCCACCGGCCCGTTCGAGCGGTGCCCGGCCAACCCGATCCTCACCCATCGCAGCACCGACGAGCCTATCCAGAACACCGGCCACGCCGACCTGGTGCAGGCGCCCGACGGTTCGTGGTGCATGGTGCTGCTGGGCGTGCGACCGGGGGGCGGCACCCCCGGCTGGCACGTGCTCGGCCGGGAGACCTTTCTGGCCCCGGTGGGCTGGGAGAACGGCTGGCCGGTCGTCGGCGAGCTGTCGCCGGTCATGCCCGCGCCCTCGTGGCCGCTGCACCCCGGCCCCGAGTTGCCGCAGCGGGACGACTTCGACCTCAGCGAGCTGCGGCCGTGCTGGATCTCGCTGCGCGACCGGCCCTCGGACCACTGCAGCACCAAGGAGCGGGCCGGCTGGTTGAGCCTGCGTGCCCGAGGCGCCTCACTGGACGACAACGACGTGGTGTTCGTCGGCAGACGTCAGCAGCACCCGTCCTGTCGCGCGAGCACCCGGATCGACCCGGCCGAGGGACGCGGCGGCCTGGCCGTCCGGCTGGACGAGCAGCACCACTACGAGATCGAGGCGGCCTCCGGCGAGGTGACGGTGTTCGCCCGGATCGGGCCGCTGCGCACGGAGGTGGCATCCCGGTCGGTTCCCGCCGGGCCGGTGGACCTGGGCGTCCGGATGACCGCCAGGCAGACGTTCGACGACCCGCGTTCCGGACCCGACACCGTCTCCCTGGGCGTCGAGGAACCGGACGGCAGCTTCACCGTGCTCGGTGAGCTCGACGGCAAGTACCTGTCGAGCGAGGTGGCCGGCGGCTTCACCGGCCGGGTCATCGGCATGTACGCCTCGTCCGGCGCCGTGCACTTCGACTGGTTCGACTACGAGCCCGCCTGA